TTTACAGGCTTTGTTTCAATAAACTTCAACTTTGAAACCAAAACATCTGGACCTATTACAGTAACCGAATCTGGTTGTAATTTATAATCTCCAGCTACATCATAACCTAAAGAAAAACTTACCTCCGATTTTAACCTAACAGGTACTTTTTTCACCAAATTAACACCATACTTAAAGTAAAGCGTATCTGGCAAAATATTTAATAATTCTACATGACTTTCAAATTGTGTATTTGCCAAATATTTAATCGATTTGTGCCAAACATAAGCCGAATCTTTTCTGTAAACATCTTTAGCAAAATCAATTTTAACTTTAGGCGAACTCATGTAATAATTTAACCATTTAAAGCCATGAGTTTTTAAGGTAATGGCCAAAAAATTAGTACTATCATTCAAAATAACATGCTCTTGAGGCACATGCTCCATCTCAATATTAAACACTAGAGTATTAGTATATTCTTTAGATAGTTTATTAAAAATCAAGATAATGAAAGCCGACACCAGAAAGAGTAGAAAAATATTGATTTTTTTACTTTTTATAGAAGATAATAAATGAGACTTTAATTTTTTTATCATTTCGATTTAAAGAATAATTTAGGAAAGTGATTTTCAGGATCCTTATTTAAAACAGATACAGCTATTGTCGATTTCAAAAACCCATAACCATAACCAAAAAATTGAATAATTATTGCCGGTATTGCCAAAATAGAAACTACGATATTTTTGGTAGAAATTAAAGCTAATAAAAGGGCAACTCCGAAATACAACGAATAAGCTATTAAGCCAAAATTAATATTAACAAGAAGCAATAAAATAGAAAACACAAAGCCGAAACAAAACAACGTAGGAAACCAATAGGTTATTTTTTTAGTTGAAGGGTGCCAGCTATTTAAAATAGGCCTTACCATTCCGAATTTATGAACCTGCTTATAAAAATTACTCCAAGAAATGCGGCGTTTATGATATACAAAAGCTTCAGGAATTAAAGTGGTTTTAAAACCTAAATTCCATAAACGAATAGATAAATCGGGATCTTCACCAGGATGTATACGTCCAAAACCAGAAGAAGCAAGAAAAGCTACTTTTGATAACCCCATATTAAAACTCCGTGGCTCAAAGGTATCTACACTTTTTTTGTTCCCTCTAATACCGCCTGTAGTGATAAAAGAAGTCATTGAAAAATTAATAGCTTTCTGTAAATTAGTAAACGATTGGTGTGCGGCATCTGGCCCTCCAAAACAATCTACATAATTAGCTTCTAACCCTTTTTCAACTTCAGATAAATATTGTGATGGTAAAATACAATCGGAATCTAAAATGATAAAATAATTCCCCTTAGCTCTTTGCATTCCATAGTTTCTAGAATCTCCTGGCCCCGAATTTTCTTTGAAATAATAAGAAATATTTAACTTATTTTTAAAAGCATCTACTATTGATTTTGATGATAAAGTAGAACCATCTTCAACGATAACAATTTCAAAATCTGTATCCGTTTTTAAGCCCACAAAACTCTCTAAAAGTTCTTGGGTTTCGTCTGGTCGATTATAAACCGGAATTATGAATGAAAACTCTAACTGCATAACACAAAAGTAACAAAAAAGCCACCCTTTTACAGGTGGCTTTCATAATATATAATCTTTATTTTCTATTTTTCTTCAGCAGCAACAAATGCACTCATTACTTCGTCACTAACACCCATATTACTAAAACCTCCGTCGTGGAATAAGTTTTGCAGTGTTACACGCTTAGTTAAATCACTAAACATAGAAACAGTGTAGTTTGCACAATCTAAAGCTGTAGCATTACCAAGTGGTGACATTTTATCAGCGTAAGCAATAAAACCATCAAAACCTTTTACACCACTACCTGCAGTAGTTGGTGTTGGCGATTGAGAAATAGTGTTTACACGTACTTTTTTATCTCTTCCGAAGAAATATCCAAAACTACGAGCTACACTCTCTAAATATGCTTTATTATCAGCCATATCGTTATAATCAGGAAACACACGTTGTGCAGCCATATAAGTTAAAGCAACAATAGAACCCCACTCGTTCATAGCATCTGCTTTGTAAAGCGTTTGCATAACTTTATGAAAAGACATTGCAGAAACATCTGTTCCTTTTTGGGTCCATGCATAATTCTGATCGGTGTAATGCTTTCCTTTACGTACGTTAATAGACATTCCGATAGAGTGTAAAACAAAATCAATTTTACCTCCAAGAATTTCCATAGATTTCTCTACTAAATTCTGTAAATCTTCTTCCGAAGTCGCATCAGCAGGAATAATTTGAGAACCAGTTTTTTCAGCCAATTCATTAATCTGTCCCATTCTCATGGCAACTGGCGCGTTTGTTAAAACAAAAGTTCCGCCTTCTTCATGAACACGTTCTGCAGTTTTCCAAGCAATTGAATTTTCATCTAATGCTCCAAAAATAATTCCTCTTTTTCCTTTTAGTAAATTGTACATATTAATTGGTTTATTTCCCTAATTCAACAAAACGTTTGTTCTGGTTTGTTTCGCTGTTATCTCCCTTTACAAGGCTATAATACGGGCCGTATTTTTAATTTATTGATTAATTTAACGCCGCAAAAATACTAAACTTTAAACTTTAAATCTTAAAAGCTTTAGTTTTTTTAATTTAGTAATTCCTTAGCATGTGCAATGGCTGACGACGACATTTCTATTCCACCTAACATTTGTGCAATTTCTACAATACGCTCATCGCGATTTAACTTTACTAAATTGGTACGGGTAACATCGTCTACATCTTCCTTATAAACTTTAAAATGCGAATGTCCTTTAGCTGCAACTTGCGGTAAATGCGTAATAGAAAACACTTGCATGGTCTTACTCATATCCTGCATAATATCTCCCATTTTGTTAGAAATCTCACCAGAAACTCCAGTATCAATTTCATCAAACATAATAGTCGGTAATTGTATGTAGTTTGATAGAACAGATTTAATAGCAAGCATAATTCGTGATAGCTCACCACCAGATGCTGCTTTTTTAAGTTCGTTAAATTGACCTCCTTTATTTGCAGAAAACAAAAACGTTAGCTCGTCTTGGCCATTTGCAAAAAAGGCATCTTTTAATGTCGCTTCAATTTTAAACTGAGCATTTGGCATCCCTAAGCTCGCTAAAATAGTTTCTAATTCCTTTTTTAACTGCGGAATTACAGCAACACGTGTTTTATTTATTTCTTTTGAAATTTTATTTATTTGCTTAGTTTTAGCTAAAATTTCATTTTCTTTTTTCTGAATATTTTCATCTAAACTCTCTGTTGCCGAAACTTTTTCTTCTAATGCATTTTTAATTTGAATAAGCTCTGCTACATCTTCCGCAACGTGCTTTTGCATTAAATTATGAATAGCCTTAAGTTTTGCATCTACAACTTCTAATCTAGCCGGATCGGCATCTAATTCCTCTTGCAAAGTATCTACCTCGCTGAAAACATCGTCCATTTCAATAAGACTACTGTTAACACGGTTAAACAAATCTTCGTACTTAGAAGATATACCAGATAACTTCTGAAATACATTTTTCAAGTTGGTTAAACTCCCTAGAACTCCAATTTCTTCTTCTGATAATAATTGATGTGCTTCCGATAGTTTTTCTTGTATGCCTTCAATATTATTTAAAGTCTCGTACTCCTCCTCTAGCGTTTCCACTTCACCATCAACTAAATTAGCTTCTACCAATTCACTCAATAAAAATGAGTTGTAATCGTGCTCTTTAATGGCTTCCGCCTGAAAGGTTAAAAGTTCTTTTAAATCCTTCTGGAGTTTTTTATAGCCTTTTAATTCAATTTTATAATCTTGTAAAATAGTATCGTTATTAGCTAAAGCATCTATTATTTGAAATTGAAAACCATTATCGGTTAATTGCATGGTTTGATGCTGAGAATGGATATCAATTAATCGTTCACCTAAAACCTGCAAACCTTTTAAATTTACAGGAGAATCATTTACAAAAGCTCGTGATTTACCTGAAGGCAAAATTTCTCGACGGATAATAGTTTGTTCTTCATAATCGAAGTCTTCTGCTTCAAATAAAGCTTTCAGTTTATAGTTTGAAACATTAAAAACAGCTTCAATAATACACTTTT
The window above is part of the Algibacter sp. L3A6 genome. Proteins encoded here:
- a CDS encoding YbbR-like domain-containing protein; the protein is MIKKLKSHLLSSIKSKKINIFLLFLVSAFIILIFNKLSKEYTNTLVFNIEMEHVPQEHVILNDSTNFLAITLKTHGFKWLNYYMSSPKVKIDFAKDVYRKDSAYVWHKSIKYLANTQFESHVELLNILPDTLYFKYGVNLVKKVPVRLKSEVSFSLGYDVAGDYKLQPDSVTVIGPDVLVSKLKFIETKPVNLIDVKSDITKNLELELPNMDDLKFSSRTIVLKAKVEKFTEGKLKIPVHIINTPDSLRIKYFPKEINVSYYVSLKNFNSVTVKDFKVVCDYSKVTKGSTLTPELVKMPEQVKNARINQQLIEFIITK
- a CDS encoding glycosyltransferase → MQLEFSFIIPVYNRPDETQELLESFVGLKTDTDFEIVIVEDGSTLSSKSIVDAFKNKLNISYYFKENSGPGDSRNYGMQRAKGNYFIILDSDCILPSQYLSEVEKGLEANYVDCFGGPDAAHQSFTNLQKAINFSMTSFITTGGIRGNKKSVDTFEPRSFNMGLSKVAFLASSGFGRIHPGEDPDLSIRLWNLGFKTTLIPEAFVYHKRRISWSNFYKQVHKFGMVRPILNSWHPSTKKITYWFPTLFCFGFVFSILLLLVNINFGLIAYSLYFGVALLLALISTKNIVVSILAIPAIIIQFFGYGYGFLKSTIAVSVLNKDPENHFPKLFFKSK
- a CDS encoding enoyl-ACP reductase; the encoded protein is MYNLLKGKRGIIFGALDENSIAWKTAERVHEEGGTFVLTNAPVAMRMGQINELAEKTGSQIIPADATSEEDLQNLVEKSMEILGGKIDFVLHSIGMSINVRKGKHYTDQNYAWTQKGTDVSAMSFHKVMQTLYKADAMNEWGSIVALTYMAAQRVFPDYNDMADNKAYLESVARSFGYFFGRDKKVRVNTISQSPTPTTAGSGVKGFDGFIAYADKMSPLGNATALDCANYTVSMFSDLTKRVTLQNLFHDGGFSNMGVSDEVMSAFVAAEEK
- the recN gene encoding DNA repair protein RecN, producing MLTSLSIKNYALIDHLQVNFNDGFSIITGETGAGKSILLGGLSLILGKRADLSNLKDTSKKCIIEAVFNVSNYKLKALFEAEDFDYEEQTIIRREILPSGKSRAFVNDSPVNLKGLQVLGERLIDIHSQHQTMQLTDNGFQFQIIDALANNDTILQDYKIELKGYKKLQKDLKELLTFQAEAIKEHDYNSFLLSELVEANLVDGEVETLEEEYETLNNIEGIQEKLSEAHQLLSEEEIGVLGSLTNLKNVFQKLSGISSKYEDLFNRVNSSLIEMDDVFSEVDTLQEELDADPARLEVVDAKLKAIHNLMQKHVAEDVAELIQIKNALEEKVSATESLDENIQKKENEILAKTKQINKISKEINKTRVAVIPQLKKELETILASLGMPNAQFKIEATLKDAFFANGQDELTFLFSANKGGQFNELKKAASGGELSRIMLAIKSVLSNYIQLPTIMFDEIDTGVSGEISNKMGDIMQDMSKTMQVFSITHLPQVAAKGHSHFKVYKEDVDDVTRTNLVKLNRDERIVEIAQMLGGIEMSSSAIAHAKELLN